A region from the Thermodesulfobacteriota bacterium genome encodes:
- a CDS encoding surface-adhesin E family protein, with protein sequence MRKRLIILTVSIFAVSVFFTGAWAEDWIFVTSTGNGKYGSYVDMDSISEKGNLRYFDMYHHLKGSKSYKDFPIERLYSKSYVNCDARTIGYIEVTYEWVNRMEKITMNIPGSSEVASSMPVKPNSVDEAILDFVCNYKKEDSN encoded by the coding sequence ATGAGAAAAAGATTAATTATACTTACCGTTTCAATATTCGCCGTTTCTGTATTTTTTACCGGCGCTTGGGCCGAAGATTGGATTTTTGTTACAAGTACGGGAAATGGGAAGTACGGATCGTACGTAGACATGGATAGCATATCAGAGAAGGGGAATTTAAGGTACTTCGATATGTATCATCATCTCAAGGGTAGCAAGTCGTATAAGGACTTTCCGATTGAGAGATTATATTCCAAAAGTTATGTTAATTGTGATGCGAGGACAATCGGATATATTGAAGTTACTTATGAATGGGTCAACAGAATGGAAAAGATTACCATGAACATCCCCGGGAGTAGCGAAGTTGCATCATCTATGCCGGTTAAACCCAATAGTGTGGATGAGGCTATCTTGGATTTTGTTTGCAATTACAAAAAAGAGGACTCAAATTAA